One stretch of Candidatus Woesearchaeota archaeon DNA includes these proteins:
- the cfa gene encoding cyclopropane fatty acyl phospholipid synthase, protein MNKYKKAIIELLNQADIKINGSRPEDIQVHDERLYKRVLSGGSLALGESYMDGWWTCKSLEKLFEKIIRARLDAKAIGLKNIIGPYLAAKLLNKQKTKAYHIGEWHYDTGNDLYKAMLDKYMNYSCGYWKKAKTLDQAQLDKMDLICKKLKLKKGMTLLDIGCGWGGLLKYAAQKYGVKGHGVTVSKEQAKLARENCKGLPITIEVIDYRKLDKKFDRIVSIGMIEHVGPKNYKEYFKTANKCMRDDGIFLLHTIGSKESNTGPGDPWIHKYIFPDGKLPSVKQLAQASEPYFMIEDLHNFGIYYSYTLDSWFKNFKSAWPKLKHKYDERFYKMWEYYLRMFVGTFKARHNQLWQIVLSKNGVEGGYESVR, encoded by the coding sequence ATGAATAAATACAAAAAAGCAATAATAGAACTTCTAAACCAAGCAGATATCAAAATCAACGGGTCAAGACCCGAAGATATACAAGTGCACGACGAAAGATTATACAAAAGAGTCCTATCGGGAGGATCGCTCGCATTAGGAGAATCATACATGGACGGATGGTGGACCTGCAAAAGCTTAGAAAAATTATTCGAAAAAATAATTAGAGCAAGACTGGATGCAAAAGCAATCGGACTAAAAAACATAATAGGCCCCTATCTTGCAGCAAAACTTCTCAACAAGCAAAAAACAAAAGCATACCACATAGGAGAATGGCATTACGACACAGGAAATGATTTGTACAAAGCAATGCTTGACAAATACATGAATTATTCATGTGGATACTGGAAAAAAGCAAAAACGCTTGACCAAGCACAACTTGACAAAATGGATTTAATTTGCAAGAAACTCAAGCTAAAAAAAGGAATGACCTTACTTGACATCGGATGCGGATGGGGCGGCTTATTAAAATACGCAGCACAAAAATACGGAGTAAAAGGGCATGGAGTGACTGTTTCCAAAGAACAAGCAAAACTTGCAAGAGAAAACTGCAAAGGACTACCCATAACAATAGAAGTAATAGATTACAGAAAACTCGACAAAAAATTCGACAGAATAGTCTCCATTGGGATGATTGAACACGTAGGACCAAAGAACTACAAAGAATACTTCAAAACAGCAAACAAATGCATGAGAGATGATGGAATATTTTTATTGCACACAATAGGAAGCAAGGAATCGAACACAGGACCGGGAGATCCATGGATTCATAAGTATATATTTCCAGACGGAAAACTTCCATCTGTAAAACAATTAGCACAAGCATCAGAACCATATTTTATGATAGAAGACCTGCACAACTTCGGAATATACTATTCGTACACACTAGACTCGTGGTTTAAAAACTTCAAATCTGCATGGCCGAAACTAAAACACAAATATGATGAGAGATTCTACAAAATGTGGGAATACTACCTTAGAATGTTTGTCGGGACATTTAAGGCAAGACACAACCAATTATGGCAGATTGTTCTCAGCAAGAACGGTGTTGAAGGCGGATACGAAAGTGTGAGATGA